CCGGTGCCAACTTCATAAAAAAAACTCTCCAAAACAGGTATGGGGCCGCCGCGATTTGAACGCGAGTCAGAAGACCCCCAGTCTCCTAGGATTCCAGGCTACCCTACGGCCCCTTGCTCCATTAATATTGGCTCTCCTCTCTTTATTAAGTTGCGGTTTTGCCGGCCGGAAAACAGCCAGCCTTTTTCATTTTGCCCGTGGCGGATCCTGTACGACGGCCGAGAGGATCAGCGCCGCGGCCGCGATCAGGACGCCGACCGCGTTCGTGATATGGAATCCGTACATAAACGTCGCGTAATCCAGATCGGCGAACGAAACGATCCCGCCGGCCGTTGATGTCAGAGCGGTGAACAAAGAGGTATACAGGGCGATCCCGATAACGCTGCCGAAGTACATCGTCGTGATCATCAGAGAAGACCCGGTCCCCTCTTCGCCTTTCGGCATCAGCTCGACGACCCGGCTGGATGCCGGCCCGCCACCGATACCCCAGGCAAGACCCATCAAAATGAGACTCCCCGCAAGCGGGATGATGCCCCATTCGGGAACGATGAACGCATAGATCAAACTGGTCACGGCAAGAACACCGAACGCGGCGACCGCGAAGATGCGGCGTTCGGTAACATCCGAGCAGTGACCAAGCGGGATACTCAGCGCTGCGGTGACCGCGGGCGGGATGAAAAGCACCAGCCCGCTGACTGCCGGATCAAAGTTCATCCCTGCCGAGATATAAAACGGCAGGAGATAGAAAAAGCCGGCACTGGTGATCTGACTTATCAGAAACGCCGTCACGACAAACGTCAGCGGCCGCTTTTTGAAGATCTGGATGTTCAGGATTGGCTGACTGCTTCTCAGTTCCGCAAAGCAGAAGAGAAGGACCGAGACGAAACATACAGAGATAGCGGCGATGATCAGCGGATCGGAGATCCCAAGGTGGGGCAGACGTTCCAGCGCGAAAACGCCTGCGACCATCAGACAGAAGAGAGCGGCCGCTCCGGCGAAGTCGAAGGAGGAACGCTCCGGGACAACGGCACGCGGGATGATCTTCGCCGCAAACAGCACGGCGAATATCCCGATCGGGATGTTGATGAAAAAGATCCAGTGCCAGGAGAGAAGATGGGTGATCACGCCGCCGACCGCCGGGCCGATGGCAAAACCGATGGAACTTGCTGCCGTCAAAACGCCCATCGAGACCCCGAGCATCTTTGCCGGGAGATACTTGACGCAGATCATCGGCGTGGACGTGGCGATCATCGCGCCCCCTGCCCCCTGGAAGATCCGGGCGACAATCAGAAACGACAGATCGGGTGAGAGGCCGCAGACGATCGAGCAGAGCGTAAAGAGAACGAAGCCTGCGATGAAGAGGATTTTCACATGCCCGCGGTCGGCAAGTTTGCCGAAGATCAGAATGAGACCCGCAAGCGTCAGGAGATAAGCCAGACTCACCCAGGAGATCGTGCCAGTGTCCTCCCCGAACTCCGCCGCGATCACGGGAAGAGCGATATTTACGACCGAGCCGTCGAGAGCGTCCACGAACACCGCAATGCCCACGGCTAAGAGCAAAAGTTTCTGGCGCAGCGGATCGGTGATGACCTCGGTCATAGAGTAGTACTAGGTTGATCTGCGGGGATATAAAGCCCACCAAAGGCCATTGATCCTGCGCATAATTTCGGTTTTGTGCCCGATTTGCCGTAATTTTTCAGGGCGGAAAATCGGCTCCCAAACTCCTTCGGCTCTCCGATATACGTCCCGAAAAAGAGAGTAAGTTGTATGCAAACTGAATCAGTACGGTTATCGGATATTCCAAACGGAAAATCCGCATCGGTCCTTGGATTTATCGATGGAACAAATCTCGGCTTCCAGAGCAGGCTTCTTGAACTCGGACTTACCCGCGGCTGCCGCGTGCGGGTCACCGGCGTCGCCCCGCTTGGAGACCCCATGATGATATCGGTCAGAGGATGTCAGCTCGCCATACGAAAAGATGACGCCGCAGATATCTGCGTGGCCGCCGTATGAAAAAAAAATCACCGTTGTATTGGCCGGAAACCCGAACTGCGGGAAGACGACCCTTTTCAATAACCTCACTGGGATGCGTCACCATGTGGGGAACTGGCCGGGAAAGACCGTCACGGTCGAAAAAAAGGAGGGACGGATCGTTTACGACGATACGACGCTCGAGATCGTGGACCTTCCCGGAACCTACAGTCTGAACGGACGCTCACTCGAGGAGGAGATCGCCGTCGGTTATCTTCTGAACGAAACGCCTGATGTCGTCGTCAACATCGCCGACGCCGCACATCTGGAGAGGAATCTGTACGTCACGCTCCAGCTGATAGAACTCGGTGTTCCCATGATCCTCGTTTTGAATATGAACCGGTATGCGGACGCCGAAGGAGTCGTCATCAACAAAAAACTCCTCTGCGAAATGCTCGGCATCCCGGTCGTTCAAATCGAGGCGATCGACGAGACCGGAAAAGACGACCTGATAAAGGCGATCCTTTCCCTCCCCGCACCGCCGGAAAAAACCATCCGGTATGACCATGAACTCGAGGAGCATATCTTAGACGCCACCAAAATCACCGGATCTCGCTGGTCT
The sequence above is a segment of the uncultured Methanocorpusculum sp. genome. Coding sequences within it:
- a CDS encoding MFS transporter; the protein is MTEVITDPLRQKLLLLAVGIAVFVDALDGSVVNIALPVIAAEFGEDTGTISWVSLAYLLTLAGLILIFGKLADRGHVKILFIAGFVLFTLCSIVCGLSPDLSFLIVARIFQGAGGAMIATSTPMICVKYLPAKMLGVSMGVLTAASSIGFAIGPAVGGVITHLLSWHWIFFINIPIGIFAVLFAAKIIPRAVVPERSSFDFAGAAALFCLMVAGVFALERLPHLGISDPLIIAAISVCFVSVLLFCFAELRSSQPILNIQIFKKRPLTFVVTAFLISQITSAGFFYLLPFYISAGMNFDPAVSGLVLFIPPAVTAALSIPLGHCSDVTERRIFAVAAFGVLAVTSLIYAFIVPEWGIIPLAGSLILMGLAWGIGGGPASSRVVELMPKGEEGTGSSLMITTMYFGSVIGIALYTSLFTALTSTAGGIVSFADLDYATFMYGFHITNAVGVLIAAAALILSAVVQDPPRAK
- a CDS encoding FeoA family protein; the encoded protein is MQTESVRLSDIPNGKSASVLGFIDGTNLGFQSRLLELGLTRGCRVRVTGVAPLGDPMMISVRGCQLAIRKDDAADICVAAV